The sequence CGCGAGCCTGTCACTGCTGATCTGGCAAGAACTGGCGGCACTGTGCGTGCGCCATGATTTGTGGCTGATCAGCGACGAGGTTTACAGCGAGCTGCTCTATGAAGGTCAGCACGTCAGCCCGGCGAGTTTGCCGGGCATGGCCGAACGCACGGCGACCATCAACAGCCTGTCGAAATCCCACGCCATGACCGGGTGGCGCATCGGCTGGATGATCGGGCCGAAATCGCTGGCCGAGCATTTGGTCAATTTGTCGTTGAGCATGTTGTTCGGGTTGCCGGATTTTGTGCAGAAAGCCGCGCAGATAGCATTGGAAACCGATTTGCCGGAAGTGACGCAAATGCGCGAGGAATATCGCCTGCGCCGAGACTTGGTCTGCGAGCGTTTGCAGGGTTGTCCGGGGCTGTACCCGATTCGCCCGGATGGCGGCATGTTCGTGATGGTCGATGTGCGCCAGACCGGGCTCGGTGCCCAGGCGTTTGCCGAACAGTTGCTGGAGGGTTATGGCGTGTCGGTGCTGGCCGGTGAAGCGTTCGGGCTGAGTGCGGCGGGGCACATTCGGATTGGTCTGGTGCTGGACCGGGTGAAACTCGCGGATGCGTGTGCGCGGATTGCCTTGTGTGCGGCGCAGCTTCTGCAGGCGCGCAGTGCCTGATAGTTTTGCAGCGCCTTTAATGGCCTCTTCGCGAGCAGGCTCGCTCCCACATTGGTTTTGTGAACACTGAAGATCCAGGTGGGAGCGAGCCTGCTCGCGAAGGCGGCATTACAGCCACCGATTAATTCAGCCCTGCCATGCCGATGGATTCACCAGATTCGCCGGTTTCTCCCCAGCCAGCGCCGCCAACAGATTCTCCACCGCACACCGCGCCATCGCCTCGCGCGTCTCATGCGTCGCCGAACCCATGTGCGGCGTCGCCACCACATTATTCAGCTGCAACAACGGCGAATCATGATTCAGCGGTTCACGCTCAAACACATCCAGCCCCGCCGCACGAATCCGCTGATGACGCAGCGCATCAATCATCGCTGCTTCATCGACCACCTTGCCCCGCGAGATGTTGATGAAGATGCTTTCCGGACGCATCAGCGCAAATTGCTCGGCGCCAATCAAACCCTCGGTTTGCGCCGTCAATGGCAAGGTCAGGCAAATGAAATCAGCCTGCTGGAGCAGATCTTCAAGGCTGCGATATTGCGCATCGAATCGCGCCTCGACCGCCGGTTTGCGCGACTGGCTGTGATAGAGCACCGGCATTCCAAACCCGAAATGCCCACGCTGCGCCAGCGCTTCGCCGATGCGGCCCATGCCGATGATGCCCAGCGTCTTGCCATGCACATCGGTGCCGAAATGCGCCGGGCCGATGTTGCGACTCCATTGGCCGCTGCGCACCATGTTCGCCAGTTCGACCACACGCCGCGCGGCGGCGAGGATCAGGGCGAAACCGGTGTCGGCGGTGGTTTCGGTGAGTACGTCCGGGGTGTTGCTCAAGAGGATCTTGCGTGGGCTCAGGTAATCGATGTCGTAGTTGTCGACACCTACCGAAACGCTAGCGATAGCTTCGAGTTGCGGCGCCAGATCAAGCAACGCGGCATCCAGCTTCAGGCTGGCGCCGAGTAAACCGTGGGCGCGGGGCAGGGCATCGCGCAGTTGCATCAGACCGTCGGCGTCGAGGCTGTTGATCAGCGTCACCTCGCATTGTTCTTGCAAACGCGCCATCAGCGCAGGCGAAAGTTTCTTGTACAACACGACCTGTTTTTTCATGGCAGAAGTCTCTTCAGGAATGCGCTGGCACGGCACGCGTGGCAACGGCTTTGGCGACGACGCGATCACTGGCGCCGGGCTTGAGAAAAATCGTCAGCACCACGGACAGCAGCAGCGCGCCACTCATCAACAGATACGAAGCGCCGGGCGAACCGGTGGAGCTGTTCAGATAACCGACCAGATACGAGCCGCCGAACGAACCGAGCGCGCCCATGCTGTTGATCAGCGCCATCGCACCACCGGCAACGTTGGCCGGGAGAATCTCCGGGACGATGGCAAAGAACGGCCCGTAAGGCGCGTACATGCAGGCGCCGGCAATCACCAGCAGCGTGTACGACCACCAGAAATGCTCAGCACCGAGTGCATAGGAACCGTAAAACGCGATGGACGCGATCAGCAGCGGCGGCCAGACAAAGCGTTTGCGCTTCTGCAACTTGTCCGAACCCCACGACACCACGAGCATGCCGATCACCGCCGCCAGATACGGCAGCGCCGACAGCCAGCCGGCCTCGATCATGTCCATTTGCGCGCCGGCCTTTAGAATCGACGGCAGCCACAGCACAAAGCCATAAACGCCGATGCTCCAGCAGAAAAACTGCAGCGCCAGAATGATCACCTTCGGCGAACGGAACGCCTCGGCGTAGTTTTTCACCGCTTTGATGCCGACCTGTTCGGCGGCGAGTGCGCTTTCCAGATCCTGTTTTTCCTGGTCGCTGAGCCACTTGGCTTGAGACGGACGATCATCGGCCAGACGCCACCAGATAAATGCCCACAGCACGGCTGGCAGGCCTTCGATGATGAACATCCAGCGCCAACTGAAATGCTGCACCAGATAGCCCGAAACCACCGACATCCACAGCATCGTCACCGGATTGCCGAGGATCAGAAAGGTGTTGGCCCGCGAGCGTTCGGCACGGGTGAACCAATGGCACAGATACACCAGCATCGCCGGCATCACCGCCGCTTCAACCACACCGAGCATGAAACGAATGACGATCAGCCAATAGGCGTTGGAGACCACGCCGGTCAACGTGGCGAGACCGCCCCAGAGAATCAGGCTGACGAAAATCAGCTTCTTCACGCTGTGTTTTTGCGCGTAGATCGCACCGGGTACCTGGAAGAAAAAGTAACCGAGGAAGAACAGTGCACCGAGCAGCGATGACAGGCCCGGGGTGATCATCAGGTCTTCGGCCATGCCCGACGCGGCGGCGAAGCCATAGTTGGCGCGATCGAGATACGCCAGGCTGTAGGTGATGAACACGATCGGCATGATGTACCACCAGCGGCGGGTGGCGAGGGTTGCGGTTTTCATGGGTCTTGCTCCTGAGCTTGTTGTTTTTGTCGCAGCAGGTTCAAACAACTTCTCGTTCCCACGCTCTGCGTGGGAACGCCTCTAAGGACGCTCCGCGTCCTCTGTGACGCGGAGCGTCACGGTATGCATTCCCACGCTGGAGCGTGGGAACGATCGATCAAGTTCTGCCCGGGTCGGCAACCCCTCCATATCCCCGCGACTCTGCACCGCCCGACTGCCAATCCAGTTCGCCCGCTGCACTGCCTCGGCAAAACTCTGATGCTCGAGCAGGGCGCTGATCATCCCCACCGCAAAACCGTCACCGGCACCGACCGTGTCGACCACATTGGCCACCGGCACGCCGGCAACAAAACCCTGATCCAGTTGCGTGCGGTAGTAGGCGCCTTGCGGGCCAAGCTTGATCGCCACCGCTTCGGCACCTTGATCAAGATAAAACGCAGCAATGTCCGCAGGGTCTTCGAAACCAGTCAGCAAACGACCTTCACTCAACCCCGGCAACACCCAATGGGCGAGAGCGGCGAGGCGGTTGATCTCGGTGATCATTTCGCGCTCGCTGGCCCACAGGCTCGGGCGCAGATTGGGATCGAACGACACGCTGCGCCCGGCATTGCGCATGCGCGTCATCAGTTCGAAAGACATCTCCCGCGCCGAAGCCGAGAGCGCCGGTGGAATGCCAGTGGCGTGCAGATGCCGAGCACTCAGCAAACTGGCCGTGATCGACTGCGGCGACAGATGACTGGCCGCCGAACCGCGTCGGAAATACTCGACCTGCGGGTCGCTGCCATCGTCGTTGCGCGATTTGAACTGGAAACCGGTCGGGTGCTGTTTATCCACGTCAACGTGGCTGCAATCCAGACCTTCCTTGATCAAGGTCTCGACCACAAAGCGCCCGAGCGAATCATTGCCGACCCGGCTCAGCCACGCGACGTTGAAACCCAGACGCGACAGCCCGATCGCCACGTTGCTGTCAGCCCCGGCGATGCGTTTATGGAAGAGCTCGACCGCCGCTAGATCACCGGTCTGCTCGGCGACCAGCATCGCCATGGTTTCGCCGAACGAGAGAATATCGATCTCAGACATGAGCAGGCTCCAGACGCGATTGGCCGAGGCGGGCGAGGGCGGCGACGTGCTCGGTGGTCAACTGCACCAGATCATCGCCCTGCAAAGGGTATTCGGCCGCGCGCATAACGCCTTGGGCCATGTGCCGCAGCAGTTGTTCCCACAGGTGCAGGTCACTGACGGCCGGCGGCACCGCGACCAGTTTGCCGTCGGCGCGACGGGCCACCGCTTTGCAATGTACATAGCCGACATGCCGGCCGAGTAAACGCGCGGCGCTGGCAGCAGACTGGTCCTGCCACTGCCAGTTGCCGATGTCGAAGGTCATCTTGATCGGCAGGTTGTGCTGCTCGACGGCGGCGAAGAAGCGCTGAAATGGCTCGATGCGCCCGCCCTGTAAAGTCTGGTCGTTTTCCACCAGCAACTGCACCGGGCTGTGTTTCAAACGTTCGGCCAAAGCTTGCAGATCATTGTTGTCGGTGAAGTAGCCGAGGGAGACTTTCAGCCATTTTGAACCGAACGCTTCGGCCTGTTTCAGCGCGGTGATCAACTCGGGGTTCGGCTGCGCCTGACCGGCCAGCCACAGTTCGGTGGGCGAGGAATAGATGCTTTGCAGGCCCTGCGCCTGAGTGGCCTGAGCCAGTTGCGCTGGGTCTTCACGGGTCAGCAATTCCTCGCGCCATTCGATGCGGTTCGCTCCGGCGGCAGCCAGAACATCGATAAAAGAATCCTGCCCACGCTGGCGCACAAGCTCGGCACCGTAGCTGGACAGACTGATGGAAACGGCGGGTTTATTCATTGTTATTGACCTCTGAAACCGGTTTCATTTTTGTTCAAAAAAATATCAGACCGTGATGTATTGTTTTTGCGGGCCCCTTCGCGAGCAGGCTCGCTCCCACATTTGGAACGCGGTCACCTGTGGGAGCGAGCCTGCTCGCGAAGGCGTCAGATCAAACACCACCAACCTCAAGGGTCGATCCACGCTCAACCAGCACCGGCGCAAAATCCACCACCCGCGCCACCTCCTCATCCCCACGCAAGCGCTTGAGCAGACACGCAAACGCCCGCGCGCCTATCTCTGCCGTCGGCTGAGCGAGCGCGGTAATCCCGCTGCCCACCAACGGATACCAATCCAGATCATCCAGGGCAATCAGCCCGACATCCTCGAACAACCGCGAGCCCATCGCCCGCAATGCCGTCGTGGCTGCCAACGCCGCCACGCCATTGGCGCAAAACAGCGCTTTCGGACCGTTGCCGGGAGTGTTTAAAAAGGTGCGAAGTTGGCTTTGCAGATCATCGCCGGTTTCCAGTACAGCCCCAGCCAAATCCGAACGCTGGGCAATCTGCGCCTGAAAACTGCTGACCCGCTCGATCCGCGAACTGGTGCCGTCATACGGTTCAGTCACCAGCACCAGATCCCGATAGCCACGTTGCTGCAGATGCGTAAGCGCCATCTCGACAGCCTGCGGGTTGTTCAACCCAACCATGTCGCTGTCGAGCCCGTCGACCTTGCGGTCCACCAGCACCAGCGGCATCTCGCGGCGCAGTTCATGCAGTTCGTCACGGTGATGGCCAAGGGTGTTCACGATCAGCCCTTCGATGTTGTACGAGCGCAACAGCGCCAGATGCTGGCGTTCCTGCTCGTCATCGCGATCGGTGTTGCACACCACCAGGCTGTAGCCGTGCGCACGGCAGGCGGTTTCCACCCCGTGCATCACGGCAATCGAATAAGGGTTACGGATATCGGCCACCAGCATGCCGATCAGGCGCGTTCGCCCGCGCTTAAGGCCGCGAGCCATTTGGTTGGGGCGGTAGCCGAGTTCGCTGATGGCATGTTCGATGCGCAAGGCAATGGCATCGGAGAGCAGGGCGCGGTCATCGCCGATGAAACGCGAGACGCTGGCTTTGGACACGCCGGCGCGTTCGGCGACGTCGAGCATGGTCACGCGGCTGCGCTGGGCGGCGGAGAAGTCGTTCACGGTCTGAAACCTTGTTATTGGATTTATAGGTTCAATGTCTGCAAGCAGCGCTGAAACCGGTTTCAGGAAACACCAAAAACAAATCTTCCGTCAAGTGAATGATCGCCTGTCAGCGACTGGCAGCCGACGGGCGGGGCTCCGTCAGCCGAACAAACCGGCAGCGATGTTGATCGAAAAGCCCAGAATCGCGGTGTTGAACACGAAGCCGATCAACGATTGCGCCAAGACGATTTTGCGGATGTCGCGGGTGGCCACGCCGACATCGGCAGTCTGCACGGCCACGCCGATGGTGAACGAGAAGTACAGGAAGTCCCAATAATTGGGAGTGGTCAGCCCTTCGGCGAAGCGCAGCGCCGGTTCCTTGCCATCCCAGGTGTAATACAACCTCGCGTAGTGCACGCAGAAAATCACCCCGATCAGCAGCCACGAACCGATCACCGTCAGCGCGGTAAAACCGTAGTGCAGGAGCTTGCGCGTGGTTTCCAGATCCTTGCTACCGGCCAGTTCGAAAGTGATGGTCGCCAGACTCGCCAGCGCGGCGATGCAGACCACGAACAGCACCAGCCCGGCATTTTCGTCTTCGACTTCAGCGATGCGTTTGACGTCCGGAGCCTTGGCGCGCACGGTCAGCCAGAACATCAGGATCAGGTAGGTCCAGACACCGGCGTTCCAGCCGATGAGGATTTTACTGACGATGGAATCGGCGGGGACGAGGAGTCCGGTGGCGAGGCCGAGGAGGGCGGCGGCAGACAGGCGAGGGTGGGTGCGGGCGAGGAAGCGCATGGGGACTCGATGGGCCAAGGTGGTTCAGACACCTTAGCCCAGCGATGGCAGGTGTGACCACAGCGCTGGATGTTTGCAGAATCCCTGTGGGAGCGAGCCTGCTCGCGAAGGCGTCCGGTCAGTCAACATCGACGTTAAATGTACCGACGCTTTCGCGAGCAGGCTCGCTCCCACAATTAAGATCAGTGGGGTTTGCTGAATCGTTGTACGAGCTTCATCACGACGACGAAGAAGACGGGCACAAAGATCACCGCCAGCGTCGCGGTGATCATGCCGCCAATCACGCCAGTGCCGATCGCTTGCTGGCTCGCCGAGCTTGCGCCAGTGGCAATCGCGAGTGGCACAACACCGAGAATGAACGCCAGCGACGTCATCACAATCGGCCGCAGACGCAAACGTGCTGCCTGCAACGTCGCATCGATCAGATCGTGACCTTCGTCATACAGGCTTTTGGCGAACTCGATGATCAGGATCGCGTTCTTCGCCGACAGACCGATGATGGTGATCAGGCCGACCTTGAAGAACACGTCGTTGGGCATCCCGCGCAACGTCACCGCCAGTACCGCACCGAGTACGCCCAGCGGCACCACCAGCAACACCGAAGTCGGAATCGACCAACTCTCGTACAGCGCCGCCAGACACAGGAACACCACCAGCAACGACAGCCCAAGCAGGATCGGCGCCTGGTTGCCAGACAAGCGTTCCTGCAACGACAGCCCTGTCCATTCCTGACCCAGACCTTTCGGCCCCTGCGCTACCAGACGTTCGATTTCCGCCATGGCTTCACCGGTACTGTGCCCCGGTGACGGTTCGCCGGAAATCGCGATCGCCGGGTAACCGTTGTAACGGGTCAACTGCGCCGGGCCCTGAATCCAGTTGGCCTGCACAAACGCTGACAGCGGCACCATGTGCCCGGCGTTGTTGCGCACGTGCATTTTCAGCAGATCGGCGACCTGGCTGCGCTGATCACCTTCGGCTTGCACGACAACGCGCTGCATGCGCCCTTGATTGGGGAAATCGTTGATGTAGCTGGAGCCGACGGCAGTGGACAGCACATTGCCGATATCAGCAAACGACACGCCCAAGGCATTCGCCTGTTTACGGTCAACGATCAGTTGCACTTGCGGCGCTTCGGCCAGCGCGCTTTCGCGCACGTTCATCAGCACCGGGCTTTTCTCGGCTGCCGCGAGCAGTTCGCTGCGTGCCTGCATCAGTGTTGCGTGGCCAAGGCCGCCGCGATCCTGCAAGCGGAACTCGAAACCGCTGGACGTACCGAGGCCATCCACGGGCGGTGGCAGTACCGAGAACGCCACGGCGTCCTTGATCTCGCTCAGCGCAATGTTGGCGCGATCGGCAATCGAGCTGGCGGAATCATCACTGCCACGCTGCGACCAGTCCTTCAGCGTCGAAAATGCCAACGCTGCGTTCTGGCCGCTGCCGGAGAAGCTGAAACCGAGAATCACCACACTGTCGCTGATCCCTGGCTCGCCGGCGTTATGCGCCTCCAGCTGTTCAGCCACGGCCACCGTCCGATTCTTGGTGGCGCCGGGCGGCAGTTGAATGTCGGTGATGGTGTAACCCTGATCTTCCACCGGCAGGAACGAGGAGGGCAGGCGCGCAAAGCACAGGCCCAGCCCGACCAGCAACACGACGTAAATCAGCAGGTAGCGGCCGCTGCGTTTCAGCGCATAGCCGACCCAGCCTTGATAACGATCGGTCAGGTGCTCGAAGCGACGGTTGAACCAGCCGAAGAACCCGGACTTCTCGTGATGCTCACCTTTGGCAATCGGCTTGAGCAATGTTGCGCACAATGCCGGCGTCAAGGTCAGCGCGAGGAATGCCGAGAACAGAATCGACGTGGCCATCGACAGCGAGAACTGCTGGTAAATCACCCCGACCGAGCCTTGCATGAACGCCATCGGAATAAACACGGCCACCAGCACCAGGGTGATGCCGATGATCGCGCCGGTAATCTGCGTCATGGCTTTGCGCGTGGCTTCCTTGGGCGACAAGCCCTCGGTGGCCATGATCCGCTCGACGTTTTCCACCACGACAATCGCGTCGTCGACCAGAATGCCGATGGCCAGCACCATGCCGAACATGGTCAGCACGTTGATCGAAAAACCCAGCGCGAGCATGGTCGCGAATGTGCCCATCAAGGCCACCGGCACCACCAGCGTCGGTATCAGCGTGTAGCGCACGTTCTGCAGGAACAGGAACATCACCGCGAACACCAGCAACATCGCTTCGCCCAAGGTGTAAACCACTTTGGTGATGGAGACTTTGACGAATGGCGAGGTGTCGTACGGGATCTTGTATTCCACGCCCGCCGGGAAGTAGCGCGCCAGCTCATCCATCTTCGCTCGCACCAGCGTCGCGGTGTTCAGCGCGTTGGCCCCCGGCGACAGCTGCACGCCGACGGCGGTGGACGGCTTGCCGTTGAGGCGCGTGCCGAACTGGTATTCCTGACTGCCGATTTCGACCCGCGCGACGTCACCGATGCGCACGGTCGAGCCGTCGCGATTGGCTTTCAGCACGATGTCGGCGAACTCTTGCGGCGTCGACAACTGACCCTTTACCAGAATGGTCGCAGTGATTTCCTGGCTCGACGGATTGGGCAGGTCGCCGATGCTGCCGGCGGAGAC comes from Pseudomonas sp. RU47 and encodes:
- a CDS encoding DUF1345 domain-containing protein — its product is MRFLARTHPRLSAAALLGLATGLLVPADSIVSKILIGWNAGVWTYLILMFWLTVRAKAPDVKRIAEVEDENAGLVLFVVCIAALASLATITFELAGSKDLETTRKLLHYGFTALTVIGSWLLIGVIFCVHYARLYYTWDGKEPALRFAEGLTTPNYWDFLYFSFTIGVAVQTADVGVATRDIRKIVLAQSLIGFVFNTAILGFSINIAAGLFG
- a CDS encoding sugar phosphate isomerase/epimerase family protein; the encoded protein is MNKPAVSISLSSYGAELVRQRGQDSFIDVLAAAGANRIEWREELLTREDPAQLAQATQAQGLQSIYSSPTELWLAGQAQPNPELITALKQAEAFGSKWLKVSLGYFTDNNDLQALAERLKHSPVQLLVENDQTLQGGRIEPFQRFFAAVEQHNLPIKMTFDIGNWQWQDQSAASAARLLGRHVGYVHCKAVARRADGKLVAVPPAVSDLHLWEQLLRHMAQGVMRAAEYPLQGDDLVQLTTEHVAALARLGQSRLEPAHV
- a CDS encoding pyridoxal phosphate-dependent aminotransferase codes for the protein MRYSALTQRIAGEGAAAWQIHDRALELRAEGVDILLLSIGDPDFDTPLPIVHGAIDSLLAGDTHYSEVRGRLALRTLIAERHRRRSGQTVDADHVIVMPGAQCAVYSVAQCLLDPGDEVIVAEPMYVTYEGVFGACGATVVPVPVRPENGFRVDPADVAARITPKTRAMLLNSPNNPSGASLSLLIWQELAALCVRHDLWLISDEVYSELLYEGQHVSPASLPGMAERTATINSLSKSHAMTGWRIGWMIGPKSLAEHLVNLSLSMLFGLPDFVQKAAQIALETDLPEVTQMREEYRLRRDLVCERLQGCPGLYPIRPDGGMFVMVDVRQTGLGAQAFAEQLLEGYGVSVLAGEAFGLSAAGHIRIGLVLDRVKLADACARIALCAAQLLQARSA
- a CDS encoding sugar kinase, whose translation is MSEIDILSFGETMAMLVAEQTGDLAAVELFHKRIAGADSNVAIGLSRLGFNVAWLSRVGNDSLGRFVVETLIKEGLDCSHVDVDKQHPTGFQFKSRNDDGSDPQVEYFRRGSAASHLSPQSITASLLSARHLHATGIPPALSASAREMSFELMTRMRNAGRSVSFDPNLRPSLWASEREMITEINRLAALAHWVLPGLSEGRLLTGFEDPADIAAFYLDQGAEAVAIKLGPQGAYYRTQLDQGFVAGVPVANVVDTVGAGDGFAVGMISALLEHQSFAEAVQRANWIGSRAVQSRGDMEGLPTRAELDRSFPRSSVGMHTVTLRVTEDAERP
- a CDS encoding 2-hydroxyacid dehydrogenase, whose protein sequence is MKKQVVLYKKLSPALMARLQEQCEVTLINSLDADGLMQLRDALPRAHGLLGASLKLDAALLDLAPQLEAIASVSVGVDNYDIDYLSPRKILLSNTPDVLTETTADTGFALILAAARRVVELANMVRSGQWSRNIGPAHFGTDVHGKTLGIIGMGRIGEALAQRGHFGFGMPVLYHSQSRKPAVEARFDAQYRSLEDLLQQADFICLTLPLTAQTEGLIGAEQFALMRPESIFINISRGKVVDEAAMIDALRHQRIRAAGLDVFEREPLNHDSPLLQLNNVVATPHMGSATHETREAMARCAVENLLAALAGEKPANLVNPSAWQG
- a CDS encoding efflux RND transporter permease subunit — its product is MPQFFIDRPVFAWVVALFILLAGALAIPQLPVAQYPDVAPPQIEIYAVYPGASAQTVDESVVSLIEEELNGADHLLYFESQSSLGSATIKATFQPGTNPELAQVDVQNRLKVVESRLPQAVNQQGLQVEKVSSGFLLLITLTSSDGKLDDVALSDYLARNVMNEIKRLDGVGKAQLYGAERAMRIWIDPQKLIAFNLTPADVNEAIVAQNAQVSAGSIGDLPNPSSQEITATILVKGQLSTPQEFADIVLKANRDGSTVRIGDVARVEIGSQEYQFGTRLNGKPSTAVGVQLSPGANALNTATLVRAKMDELARYFPAGVEYKIPYDTSPFVKVSITKVVYTLGEAMLLVFAVMFLFLQNVRYTLIPTLVVPVALMGTFATMLALGFSINVLTMFGMVLAIGILVDDAIVVVENVERIMATEGLSPKEATRKAMTQITGAIIGITLVLVAVFIPMAFMQGSVGVIYQQFSLSMATSILFSAFLALTLTPALCATLLKPIAKGEHHEKSGFFGWFNRRFEHLTDRYQGWVGYALKRSGRYLLIYVVLLVGLGLCFARLPSSFLPVEDQGYTITDIQLPPGATKNRTVAVAEQLEAHNAGEPGISDSVVILGFSFSGSGQNAALAFSTLKDWSQRGSDDSASSIADRANIALSEIKDAVAFSVLPPPVDGLGTSSGFEFRLQDRGGLGHATLMQARSELLAAAEKSPVLMNVRESALAEAPQVQLIVDRKQANALGVSFADIGNVLSTAVGSSYINDFPNQGRMQRVVVQAEGDQRSQVADLLKMHVRNNAGHMVPLSAFVQANWIQGPAQLTRYNGYPAIAISGEPSPGHSTGEAMAEIERLVAQGPKGLGQEWTGLSLQERLSGNQAPILLGLSLLVVFLCLAALYESWSIPTSVLLVVPLGVLGAVLAVTLRGMPNDVFFKVGLITIIGLSAKNAILIIEFAKSLYDEGHDLIDATLQAARLRLRPIVMTSLAFILGVVPLAIATGASSASQQAIGTGVIGGMITATLAVIFVPVFFVVVMKLVQRFSKPH
- a CDS encoding MFS transporter; the encoded protein is MKTATLATRRWWYIMPIVFITYSLAYLDRANYGFAAASGMAEDLMITPGLSSLLGALFFLGYFFFQVPGAIYAQKHSVKKLIFVSLILWGGLATLTGVVSNAYWLIVIRFMLGVVEAAVMPAMLVYLCHWFTRAERSRANTFLILGNPVTMLWMSVVSGYLVQHFSWRWMFIIEGLPAVLWAFIWWRLADDRPSQAKWLSDQEKQDLESALAAEQVGIKAVKNYAEAFRSPKVIILALQFFCWSIGVYGFVLWLPSILKAGAQMDMIEAGWLSALPYLAAVIGMLVVSWGSDKLQKRKRFVWPPLLIASIAFYGSYALGAEHFWWSYTLLVIAGACMYAPYGPFFAIVPEILPANVAGGAMALINSMGALGSFGGSYLVGYLNSSTGSPGASYLLMSGALLLSVVLTIFLKPGASDRVVAKAVATRAVPAHS
- a CDS encoding LacI family DNA-binding transcriptional regulator, producing MNDFSAAQRSRVTMLDVAERAGVSKASVSRFIGDDRALLSDAIALRIEHAISELGYRPNQMARGLKRGRTRLIGMLVADIRNPYSIAVMHGVETACRAHGYSLVVCNTDRDDEQERQHLALLRSYNIEGLIVNTLGHHRDELHELRREMPLVLVDRKVDGLDSDMVGLNNPQAVEMALTHLQQRGYRDLVLVTEPYDGTSSRIERVSSFQAQIAQRSDLAGAVLETGDDLQSQLRTFLNTPGNGPKALFCANGVAALAATTALRAMGSRLFEDVGLIALDDLDWYPLVGSGITALAQPTAEIGARAFACLLKRLRGDEEVARVVDFAPVLVERGSTLEVGGV